GCGCTGGCATGCCGCGGCACCTAGGGCGGTTATCAGGCCAGCAGCTGCTGGTACTTCGCGTGGTTTTTCTCTACGAATTTGGCCATGTAGGGGCAGCTGGTTCGCACGCGCAGCTTCTCGCCGGCGGCCCAATCAAGCGCCTTGGCGGCCAGCTGATCGGCCACGCCTTTGCCGCGCAGCTCCTCATCAACGTAGGTGTGATTGAAATCGACCACGCCGTTTTCGGGGCGGCTGTACGAAAGCTCGCCTTCGTAGCCGTGCGAGGTGGCGTAAAAGGTTTGGTCTTCGGGTTGGTGTTCGATGTGCATGGGTTGGCAGGCTAGCAGGTGTAAGGCGTGGCAAGGAGCGTTTGGGGGTGCCCATTGGCCACAACTGCCCTTGTTACGTATAAAGAAGCAGCCGTTGCCACCCGCTCGGCTTTGTTTTTTCCACATCCTTATGCCTCAGGTTTCTACCACCCCCCACAACGAAACGCCCCAACCGCCCGGCAACCGCATCAGCCCGGCGCCGGTTGC
The sequence above is drawn from the Hymenobacter sp. YIM 151858-1 genome and encodes:
- a CDS encoding GNAT family N-acetyltransferase, which produces MHIEHQPEDQTFYATSHGYEGELSYSRPENGVVDFNHTYVDEELRGKGVADQLAAKALDWAAGEKLRVRTSCPYMAKFVEKNHAKYQQLLA